A genomic window from Terriglobales bacterium includes:
- a CDS encoding S53 family peptidase — MKFCSPRFLCLLVLATGTSFVAAQTFNPDAHPVKRALASPFSKVGPQAVPAAAGSNYGLFTCQVGRSSATCYDPYQMRHAYGTDQLISAGYTGKGKTIVIIDAFGDPYYLPSDLAAFDTFYGLPKMNGADTTDASAPTLTVIAPDGYQLQKDGSPVFDEGWAQETTLDVEWAHAIAPGANIVLVVAKTNYDTDMLSATKYAVDHNLGDVISQSFGENESCMDPTLLGQEHQVFADATAKNMTIFASAGDYGATQGSCDGKSFVKAASSPATDPLVTAVGGTELHAASYCLAQLGCDPTKNPAAGAYQGEIVWNESAIGGEATGGGFSVVYDEPFNQQGTLNGGKQRGAPDVSYNAAVYHGVLVNFRGGWWLFGGTSAGSPQWAAITAIADQKAGHNLGFINAALYQLSQARPAYATSFFDVTSGNNSFAGVTGFNAGPGWDAATGLGSPSAAQIATQLAQFVSAGDGAAAINSSKPHANNKPTTTGHVTAH, encoded by the coding sequence ATGAAATTCTGTTCCCCAAGATTTCTGTGTCTTCTCGTTCTCGCCACAGGCACCAGCTTTGTGGCAGCCCAAACCTTTAACCCCGATGCACACCCCGTGAAGCGCGCGCTGGCTTCACCTTTCTCTAAGGTCGGACCTCAAGCGGTTCCCGCTGCTGCTGGCTCCAACTACGGTCTTTTCACTTGTCAGGTGGGCAGGTCGTCGGCGACCTGCTACGACCCGTATCAGATGCGGCACGCTTATGGAACTGACCAGTTGATCAGCGCCGGCTATACCGGCAAGGGTAAGACCATCGTCATCATCGATGCCTTTGGGGATCCTTATTACCTGCCCTCGGATTTGGCGGCGTTCGACACCTTCTACGGTCTGCCCAAGATGAACGGAGCCGATACAACGGATGCAAGCGCTCCAACTCTTACCGTAATTGCGCCCGACGGCTACCAACTTCAGAAGGACGGTTCTCCGGTATTCGATGAGGGATGGGCACAGGAGACCACGCTCGACGTGGAGTGGGCCCACGCCATCGCTCCCGGCGCAAATATCGTCCTCGTAGTTGCAAAGACCAACTATGACACTGACATGCTGAGCGCCACCAAGTACGCAGTCGACCACAATCTCGGCGACGTGATCTCGCAAAGCTTCGGAGAAAACGAAAGCTGCATGGACCCAACTCTTCTTGGGCAGGAGCATCAGGTGTTTGCGGACGCCACGGCGAAGAACATGACCATCTTCGCGTCTGCCGGAGACTATGGCGCAACGCAGGGATCCTGCGATGGAAAGTCGTTCGTCAAGGCAGCATCGTCGCCGGCGACCGATCCTTTGGTCACTGCGGTTGGCGGCACCGAGCTGCATGCGGCAAGCTATTGCCTCGCTCAACTCGGCTGCGATCCAACCAAGAATCCTGCTGCCGGCGCCTACCAGGGCGAGATCGTCTGGAACGAATCTGCCATTGGCGGCGAGGCCACCGGCGGCGGATTCAGCGTCGTTTACGATGAGCCCTTTAATCAGCAGGGCACGCTAAATGGCGGAAAGCAACGCGGAGCGCCCGACGTCTCCTATAACGCTGCGGTTTACCACGGCGTGCTGGTTAATTTTCGAGGCGGCTGGTGGCTGTTTGGAGGAACCAGTGCGGGATCACCGCAGTGGGCCGCAATCACGGCGATCGCCGACCAGAAGGCCGGGCACAACCTCGGCTTCATCAATGCAGCTCTGTACCAGCTGAGTCAGGCGCGGCCAGCTTACGCCACGTCCTTCTTTGACGTTACCAGCGGCAATAATTCCTTCGCAGGAGTTACGGGCTTCAACGCCGGACCTGGATGGGACGCTGCGACCGGTCTGGGATCGCCCTCTGCAGCCCAGATCGCGACCCAGCTTGCACAATTCGTTTCCGCGGGAGATGGCGCTGCTGCAATCAACAGCTCCAAACCGCACGCGAATAACAAACCGACTACCACCGGACACGTGACAGCTCACTGA
- the trxB gene encoding thioredoxin-disulfide reductase gives MDNSVRNVVILGSGCSGLTAAIYAARANLNPLVLEGHEPGGQLSMTTLVENFPGFPDGIQGPELIENIKKQAARFGTDYKIGHLVSADFTKRPFVLNLEDQQLLTRTLIIASGASARWLGLPSEHALIGHGVSSCATCDGFFFSGKEITVIGGGDSAMEEALFLTRFASKVTIIHRRDVFRASKIMIERARQHPKIEFLIDTVVDEVHDVQKKEVTGLRLRNLKTGAQWDFPTSAMFLGIGHEPNAKWINGQLDTDPDGYLLTKNYVFTKVPGVFACGDVQDRRYRQAISAAGTGCMAAMEVEKFLEEEGR, from the coding sequence ATGGACAATTCCGTTCGCAACGTTGTGATTCTTGGCTCCGGATGCTCCGGACTTACGGCCGCGATCTACGCGGCTCGCGCCAACCTGAACCCACTTGTGCTCGAAGGCCACGAGCCCGGCGGACAGCTCAGCATGACCACCCTGGTCGAGAACTTTCCCGGCTTTCCCGACGGCATTCAGGGTCCTGAGCTGATCGAGAACATCAAAAAGCAAGCGGCCCGTTTCGGAACTGACTACAAGATCGGGCACTTGGTCAGCGCTGACTTCACCAAGCGACCATTTGTACTGAATCTCGAAGACCAGCAGTTGCTCACGCGCACGCTGATCATCGCTAGCGGAGCCTCCGCACGATGGCTCGGCCTGCCCAGCGAGCACGCGCTCATCGGACACGGCGTCTCCTCCTGCGCGACTTGCGACGGCTTTTTCTTCAGCGGAAAAGAAATTACCGTCATCGGCGGCGGCGACTCGGCAATGGAAGAAGCGCTCTTCCTCACGCGCTTCGCCAGCAAAGTAACCATCATCCATCGTCGCGACGTCTTCCGCGCCTCGAAGATCATGATCGAGCGCGCCCGCCAGCATCCCAAAATCGAATTCCTCATCGACACAGTCGTCGATGAGGTTCACGACGTGCAAAAGAAAGAAGTCACCGGCCTCCGCCTCCGCAATCTCAAGACCGGCGCGCAATGGGATTTCCCGACGAGCGCGATGTTCCTGGGCATCGGCCACGAACCCAACGCCAAGTGGATCAACGGCCAGCTGGACACCGACCCAGATGGCTACCTGCTGACGAAAAACTACGTCTTCACCAAAGTCCCCGGCGTCTTCGCCTGTGGCGACGTCCAGGACCGCCGCTACCGCCAGGCAATCTCCGCAGCCGGCACAGGCTGCATGGCGGCTATGGAGGTGGAGAAGTTTTTGGAGGAAGAGGGTAGATAA
- a CDS encoding carboxypeptidase regulatory-like domain-containing protein, with the protein MSSACFDPGSTTVRRISQSLVAALMFIALAVGAFGQVSQGTLSGTTSDPSGAVLTNSKITATNTATGETFNTTSNGDGLFVFPLLPVGPYKVAAAHDGFNTLTQNVQITVGSKIDLSLKLPLATGVQSVQVTAEAPVVETTRTSQSDTVGDRQIANLPTNGRNFLDFTLLTPGVVRDVRGGDLSFAGQRGTLNSLTVDGTDNNNTFFGQTLGRTGSGRAPYQFSQDAVQEFQVNTNGYSAELGRAGGAVINVVTKSGTNNFHGTAFEFFRDRGLNANDPIYSLQRAFAAGAGKPLPLKPGYHFNQFGGNVGGPIKKDKLFFFFDYDGQRNVTGNPVLVTLPTPVGPAQTAAVNYLASRINNYDRTFNQDVYLGKGDWNINDRHQLSARYNAQRFTGQGLENSGTTSAFEHTGASLVNSDSFNAQLTSTLRPTLVNVLKFSYQRDSEPGQANSINPEAQVRFSGQTLFVGRNSFSPRETTIHRQEYGDTVSYVWGRHSFKLGADELVDKILNFFPGNFSGSYTFVNLDDFGNSLLGQPAKTAGDSFLEAFPGAGTTGATTHPDLLQQAYFVQDDYRVSNRLTLNLGLRYDLETVKQPTVQNPAALAAGLDTSKIPNDHNNIAPRLGFAWQPFDNAQTVVRGGYGIFFANTPSIMYGTALSNNGINVQTLTLTVGTGPTNVTQLPVSYPNTLCGAPQANSGCAPPTGFATATPSILLFAKNYQQPYVEQYNLAVERQIAADTSVTLAYTGVHGVHIQRTRDINLSSAETPATAVVAGTGATLTYNKFPAARPIGGFSRIFEFESNAGSNYNGLSLELNKRFAHNFQVLTSYTWSHVIDDRPDATAVVPGTDDGKMVYDPLHISLDRASGDDDVRNRFILSGVWQLDHYTQGMNGYERALLGGWELAGAFNAQSGQPYTALVSSDLNADGNSRNERAPGTVRNQFRMPAIYTFDPRITRNVTITEHAKLQLIAEAFNLFNHQNITAVKNTLYATSTTACGAVPTGTSCLLPQTLANGAGVNTFGLASAAAINNNGANVGRVLQLAAKITF; encoded by the coding sequence ATGTCTTCTGCGTGCTTTGATCCCGGCTCAACCACCGTTCGCCGGATCTCGCAATCGCTTGTCGCTGCGTTGATGTTTATTGCTCTTGCTGTCGGGGCCTTCGGCCAAGTCAGCCAGGGAACGCTTTCCGGAACCACTTCCGATCCATCAGGCGCGGTGCTGACCAACAGCAAAATCACGGCAACCAACACGGCCACTGGTGAGACGTTCAACACAACGAGTAACGGCGACGGCCTGTTTGTCTTTCCGCTCTTGCCTGTGGGTCCATACAAAGTCGCCGCTGCCCACGACGGATTTAACACACTGACTCAGAACGTGCAGATCACCGTTGGCAGTAAGATCGACCTTAGCCTGAAGTTGCCGCTCGCAACCGGAGTGCAAAGCGTGCAGGTGACCGCCGAGGCGCCTGTCGTTGAGACGACGCGCACCAGCCAGAGCGACACCGTCGGCGATCGTCAGATTGCGAACCTGCCCACAAACGGCCGCAACTTCCTCGATTTCACTCTGCTAACCCCCGGAGTTGTACGCGACGTCCGTGGCGGCGATCTGAGCTTTGCCGGACAGCGCGGCACCTTGAACTCGCTCACGGTTGACGGCACCGACAACAACAACACTTTCTTCGGACAAACGCTGGGACGCACCGGCTCCGGTCGCGCACCGTATCAGTTCAGCCAGGATGCCGTGCAGGAATTCCAGGTCAACACCAACGGATACTCTGCCGAGCTCGGACGCGCCGGCGGCGCGGTCATCAACGTGGTTACCAAATCGGGAACCAATAATTTTCACGGAACGGCGTTTGAGTTCTTCCGCGATCGCGGCCTGAACGCCAACGATCCCATTTACAGCCTGCAGCGCGCATTCGCAGCCGGAGCGGGTAAGCCGCTTCCGCTCAAGCCGGGCTATCACTTCAACCAGTTCGGCGGAAATGTCGGCGGACCCATCAAGAAGGACAAGCTGTTCTTCTTCTTCGACTACGACGGACAGCGTAACGTGACAGGCAATCCCGTTTTGGTAACGCTGCCGACGCCTGTGGGTCCGGCGCAAACCGCTGCGGTGAATTATCTTGCTTCGCGCATCAACAACTACGACCGCACCTTTAATCAGGACGTATACCTCGGCAAAGGCGACTGGAATATTAATGATCGCCATCAACTCTCTGCGCGTTACAACGCTCAAAGATTCACGGGTCAGGGATTAGAAAATAGCGGTACCACCAGCGCCTTTGAGCATACCGGCGCCTCGCTCGTGAACAGCGACAGCTTCAACGCTCAGCTCACATCAACGCTTCGCCCAACTCTGGTGAATGTGCTGAAGTTCAGCTACCAGCGCGACAGCGAGCCAGGACAAGCCAACAGCATCAATCCCGAAGCGCAGGTGCGCTTCTCAGGACAGACGCTGTTCGTCGGACGCAACTCGTTCAGTCCTCGCGAAACCACGATTCACCGCCAGGAGTACGGCGACACGGTCTCGTATGTCTGGGGACGCCATTCGTTCAAACTGGGCGCTGACGAACTGGTAGATAAGATTCTCAACTTCTTTCCGGGCAACTTCTCCGGCTCGTACACATTCGTCAATCTCGACGATTTCGGCAACAGCTTGCTCGGACAGCCGGCAAAGACCGCCGGAGATTCCTTCCTCGAGGCGTTTCCCGGAGCGGGAACAACGGGAGCAACTACTCATCCCGATCTGCTGCAGCAAGCTTATTTTGTCCAGGACGACTATCGCGTCAGCAACCGGCTCACACTCAACCTCGGTCTCCGCTACGATCTTGAGACGGTGAAGCAGCCGACCGTGCAGAATCCAGCCGCGCTTGCGGCAGGTCTTGACACGAGCAAGATTCCGAACGACCACAACAACATCGCTCCACGTCTTGGTTTTGCGTGGCAGCCATTCGATAACGCTCAGACGGTAGTGCGCGGAGGTTACGGCATCTTCTTCGCAAATACGCCGTCGATCATGTACGGCACGGCTTTGTCGAACAATGGCATCAACGTCCAAACGCTCACACTCACCGTGGGCACCGGACCGACGAACGTCACACAGCTCCCGGTTTCGTATCCGAACACTCTTTGCGGAGCTCCACAGGCAAATTCAGGCTGCGCCCCTCCGACAGGCTTCGCGACGGCTACGCCCAGCATCCTGCTATTCGCCAAGAACTATCAGCAGCCCTATGTTGAGCAGTACAACCTGGCCGTCGAGCGCCAGATCGCAGCGGACACTTCAGTCACGCTCGCTTACACCGGCGTACATGGTGTGCACATCCAGCGCACGCGTGACATCAACCTGAGCAGTGCGGAAACTCCTGCTACCGCAGTGGTTGCAGGAACCGGCGCAACGCTCACCTACAACAAGTTCCCCGCTGCGCGTCCGATCGGGGGATTCAGCCGCATCTTCGAGTTCGAGAGCAACGCCGGGTCGAATTACAACGGACTCTCGTTGGAGTTGAACAAGCGCTTTGCGCACAACTTCCAGGTGCTGACTTCCTACACATGGAGTCACGTGATCGACGATCGTCCGGACGCAACCGCCGTTGTGCCCGGAACCGACGATGGCAAGATGGTCTACGATCCGCTACACATTAGTCTGGATCGTGCGTCCGGCGACGATGATGTTCGTAATCGCTTCATCCTTAGCGGCGTGTGGCAGCTCGATCACTACACGCAAGGAATGAACGGTTACGAGCGAGCACTGCTCGGCGGATGGGAACTCGCGGGAGCGTTCAACGCTCAGAGCGGGCAGCCATACACGGCGCTGGTCAGCAGCGATCTCAATGCTGACGGCAACAGCCGCAACGAGCGCGCGCCGGGAACGGTCCGCAATCAATTCCGGATGCCGGCGATCTACACCTTCGATCCGCGCATCACGCGCAACGTAACCATTACCGAGCACGCCAAGCTGCAGTTGATTGCCGAAGCGTTCAACCTCTTCAACCACCAGAACATTACTGCGGTGAAGAACACGCTGTACGCAACCAGCACAACTGCGTGCGGCGCCGTTCCAACGGGAACGAGCTGCCTGCTCCCACAAACGCTCGCGAACGGCGCGGGCGTGAACACGTTCGGACTCGCATCGGCGGCGGCGATCAACAACAACGGCGCCAATGTGGGACGAGTACTGCAGTTAGCGGCGAAGATCACGTTCTAA
- a CDS encoding GTP-binding protein, whose amino-acid sequence MSTVARAALTAEEFLYSEQQKDLLRLVTAGSVDDGKSTLLGRLLYDSQSVYEDQLHAVKRASRGGLELALLTDGLRAEREQGITIDVAYRYFSTAKRKFILADTPGHEQYTRNMATGASTADLAILLVDASRGIQPQSKRHAFIIGLLGIRHLVVLINKMDLVEYSEAVFLSLRKQLLDALQDFDFETVEFFPVSANSGVNVVHRSSVTPWFKGPALLDYLESVDLQKAEHSQPFRLPVQLVQRTSQFRGYSGQIAAGTVSVGDEVIVLPSRRRTRVKSIVTYDGELHSASAPQSVTLTVGDEIDISRGDVLASSSDTPQTTQALRAQLIWFSEQPLDSTRKYLLKHTSQMTRARVQVETKLDIHSLRSDSARSLNMNDIGTVAIEADRTIIFDGYAQNRRTGSFILIDPDSNNTIAAGMIVEALHAPGESRSRDAGLVVRLSSNDPILDVLQNYAAGSAVSDLVIVSNWNRRAIDLLAGAGIHVVVENDGEEAVPGQFPRASVDELLRKLRIS is encoded by the coding sequence TTGAGTACAGTTGCCAGGGCGGCTTTAACTGCAGAAGAGTTTCTCTATTCAGAGCAACAGAAGGACCTACTGCGTCTTGTAACCGCCGGCAGTGTGGACGATGGTAAATCTACTCTGCTCGGCCGATTACTCTACGACTCTCAGAGCGTCTATGAGGACCAACTGCACGCCGTTAAACGTGCCTCCCGCGGTGGCCTTGAACTGGCCTTGCTAACTGATGGTCTGCGTGCTGAACGCGAGCAAGGCATCACTATCGATGTTGCCTATCGTTATTTCAGCACAGCAAAGCGTAAATTCATTCTCGCCGATACTCCTGGCCATGAGCAATACACGCGCAATATGGCCACCGGAGCGTCGACTGCCGACCTCGCGATCTTACTAGTTGATGCAAGCCGAGGAATTCAGCCACAATCAAAGCGACACGCTTTTATCATCGGACTTCTTGGAATTCGCCATCTTGTGGTGTTGATCAACAAGATGGACCTGGTCGAGTACTCTGAAGCCGTCTTTCTCTCGTTACGCAAACAGTTGTTGGACGCTCTTCAAGATTTTGACTTTGAAACTGTTGAGTTCTTTCCCGTAAGCGCCAATTCGGGTGTCAATGTCGTCCACCGTAGTTCCGTCACGCCGTGGTTTAAAGGGCCGGCTCTGCTCGATTATCTGGAGTCGGTAGACCTGCAAAAAGCTGAGCACTCCCAGCCGTTCCGCTTGCCTGTCCAACTCGTTCAGCGCACCAGTCAATTCCGCGGATACTCAGGACAGATTGCTGCCGGAACTGTATCGGTCGGCGACGAAGTTATCGTCCTTCCGTCGCGACGACGGACGCGTGTGAAGTCGATCGTGACCTACGATGGAGAACTCCACTCGGCCAGCGCACCTCAATCTGTCACGTTAACCGTCGGCGACGAGATCGACATCAGTCGTGGCGACGTTCTCGCTTCATCGTCGGATACGCCGCAAACTACGCAGGCGCTTCGTGCACAACTGATCTGGTTCTCCGAGCAACCGCTCGACAGTACTCGAAAATACCTCCTGAAACATACGTCCCAGATGACGCGTGCACGGGTTCAAGTGGAAACTAAGCTAGACATTCACTCATTGCGTTCCGATTCGGCACGCTCGTTAAACATGAACGATATTGGGACTGTAGCGATTGAAGCTGATCGCACGATTATTTTTGATGGGTATGCGCAGAACCGTCGGACAGGCAGCTTCATTCTGATTGACCCCGACAGCAATAACACCATCGCTGCCGGAATGATTGTCGAGGCGCTGCACGCACCTGGCGAGAGCCGATCGAGAGATGCAGGCCTGGTAGTTCGCCTCTCTTCAAACGATCCCATTCTTGATGTGCTTCAGAACTATGCGGCCGGCTCAGCAGTCTCCGACCTTGTAATTGTTTCAAATTGGAACAGGCGCGCGATCGATCTGCTGGCCGGCGCCGGCATCCACGTGGTTGTTGAGAACGACGGGGAAGAGGCTGTGCCCGGTCAATTCCCCCGTGCGAGCGTTGATGAATTGCTTCGCAAGCTGCGGATAAGTTAG
- the cysD gene encoding sulfate adenylyltransferase subunit CysD — protein MSTKLTHLQALEAESIHIFREVVAEFQRPVMLYSIGKDSSVMLRIAQKAFYPGKIPFPLLHIDTSYKFREMIEFRDRQAAQLGLKLIVHTNKAALDAGTNPFKVGTQRCCELLKTQSLLDALREGGFDAAFGGARRDEERSRAKERIYSVRDAKGQWDPKRQRPEPWNLYNSRIGPGESVRVFPLSNWTEMDIWQYIHEENIPLVPMYFAKSRQVLVRGEQLISLEQSFVPRLPGETPQLVMCRMRSLGCSPCTGAIRSEADTLPKIIEELVSFRRSERENRVIDHDQDGSMELKKRAGYF, from the coding sequence ATGAGCACGAAACTGACTCACCTGCAGGCGTTGGAAGCCGAGAGTATTCACATTTTTCGCGAGGTCGTCGCCGAATTTCAACGACCCGTAATGCTGTATTCGATTGGGAAGGACTCTTCGGTCATGCTGCGCATCGCGCAGAAAGCCTTTTATCCAGGAAAAATTCCATTCCCATTACTGCACATCGATACCAGCTACAAGTTTCGCGAGATGATCGAATTCCGCGACCGACAGGCGGCACAGCTTGGCCTGAAGCTGATCGTGCACACAAATAAGGCCGCACTCGATGCAGGGACAAATCCGTTTAAGGTGGGCACGCAGCGTTGCTGCGAGCTGCTGAAAACGCAATCGCTTCTTGATGCACTACGTGAAGGTGGCTTCGATGCCGCGTTCGGCGGGGCCCGTCGGGACGAGGAGCGGTCGCGCGCCAAGGAGCGCATCTACTCGGTCCGCGATGCCAAAGGACAATGGGACCCAAAGCGGCAGCGGCCCGAGCCCTGGAATCTCTATAACAGCCGTATTGGTCCAGGAGAGAGCGTACGCGTCTTCCCACTGTCGAACTGGACTGAAATGGACATTTGGCAGTACATCCATGAGGAAAACATCCCTCTCGTGCCGATGTATTTTGCCAAGTCGCGACAGGTGCTTGTGCGAGGCGAACAGTTGATCTCTCTCGAGCAGTCGTTCGTTCCGCGGCTGCCAGGCGAAACACCGCAACTCGTAATGTGCCGCATGCGATCGCTGGGATGCAGTCCGTGCACCGGCGCGATACGCTCAGAAGCGGACACCCTGCCGAAGATTATTGAGGAGCTCGTCTCTTTCCGGCGGTCGGAACGAGAAAACCGTGTCATTGATCACGATCAGGATGGCTCGATGGAGTTGAAGAAGAGAGCGGGGTACTTTTGA
- a CDS encoding phosphoadenylyl-sulfate reductase, whose translation MTESLVKAQAAAEGWSAEELLAWAARDFGEKAALASSFGAEDVVLIDVVSRIGAPFAVFTLDTDFLFSETYELISRIEEKYGISVERLRPQLTPESQARKFGDELWKTQPDLCCQIRKVEPLTQRLKASSAWITGIRREQSPTRANARKLEWDAKFGLVKLNPIADWTEIQVWEYIHSRNVPYNPLHDRGYPSIGCTHCTRAVLPGEDPRAGRWSGFAKTECGLHVVQTAEGPKLVPSRSAGAAR comes from the coding sequence ATGACGGAGAGCTTAGTTAAGGCGCAAGCCGCGGCAGAGGGATGGAGCGCGGAAGAGCTTCTTGCCTGGGCTGCGCGCGACTTTGGAGAAAAAGCCGCATTAGCCTCTAGCTTCGGAGCCGAAGATGTGGTGCTGATCGACGTGGTCTCCCGAATCGGCGCTCCTTTCGCTGTCTTCACTCTCGACACCGATTTCCTTTTTTCGGAAACTTACGAGCTAATCTCCAGGATTGAGGAAAAATACGGCATCAGCGTTGAACGCCTTCGTCCCCAATTAACCCCAGAATCTCAGGCTCGCAAGTTCGGCGATGAGCTTTGGAAAACCCAGCCCGATCTCTGCTGCCAAATTCGCAAAGTGGAGCCGCTGACGCAAAGACTCAAAGCTTCCTCCGCCTGGATTACCGGCATTCGCCGCGAGCAGTCGCCGACGCGCGCGAACGCTCGCAAGCTGGAGTGGGATGCGAAGTTCGGATTAGTGAAGCTAAATCCGATCGCGGACTGGACAGAAATTCAAGTTTGGGAATACATCCATTCACGCAATGTTCCCTATAACCCTTTGCACGACCGCGGATACCCCAGTATCGGCTGTACACATTGCACGCGCGCTGTGCTTCCAGGAGAAGATCCGCGCGCCGGCCGCTGGTCGGGATTCGCGAAGACAGAATGCGGACTTCACGTTGTACAAACAGCAGAAGGCCCCAAGCTTGTTCCGTCGCGTTCAGCAGGAGCAGCTCGATGA
- a CDS encoding sulfite exporter TauE/SafE family protein: MGRFVFGPLPQFTLKKDAVDMEVVLGFLIAATVGITGIGGGSFTTPALVLLIGLPAGEAVGTAMVFAAILRLIAAPFYLVRRSVDAKYLRFLLIGAVPGLLLGTLLLRLMRTRAWSPLALLIIGLMLTISSGLTFVPRLRHPHLTRERGRWLSLLALPIGIETGFSSAGAGALGSILLLNFSELPAATVVGTDLLLGIVLAVVGSIFHLSWGSISTASLVRLLAGGIPGVLVGCALAKRVPAQKLRLAVAAVAVVLGLQLIWIGGSPLVRTEQAKTVVHQGPKSSETVKSSASNLRADASPGVLLESFYSLPIGVTFIERCCR; the protein is encoded by the coding sequence GTGGGTCGTTTTGTTTTTGGGCCACTTCCGCAGTTCACTCTAAAGAAAGACGCCGTAGACATGGAAGTCGTTCTCGGGTTTCTGATCGCAGCGACGGTCGGCATCACCGGCATCGGTGGCGGCAGTTTCACCACGCCCGCGCTGGTCCTGCTGATTGGACTTCCCGCGGGCGAAGCGGTTGGGACAGCGATGGTCTTCGCTGCTATCTTGCGATTGATCGCAGCGCCGTTCTACCTGGTGCGCCGGAGTGTTGACGCAAAATATCTACGTTTTCTCTTGATCGGTGCGGTACCTGGCCTGCTTCTCGGAACACTACTGCTCCGCCTGATGCGCACTCGAGCATGGAGCCCGCTAGCCTTGCTGATTATCGGGTTGATGCTCACGATTTCTTCCGGGTTGACCTTTGTTCCACGACTCCGGCATCCGCATCTCACGCGCGAACGCGGCCGCTGGCTCTCGCTTCTTGCGCTGCCGATTGGCATCGAGACTGGATTCTCTTCTGCTGGAGCAGGCGCGCTTGGCAGCATTCTCCTACTCAACTTTTCAGAACTGCCGGCGGCTACGGTGGTCGGGACGGATTTGCTTTTGGGAATCGTGCTTGCCGTTGTTGGCAGCATTTTTCATTTGAGTTGGGGATCGATTAGTACCGCCTCACTTGTGCGACTGCTCGCGGGCGGAATTCCGGGTGTGCTCGTCGGCTGCGCTCTGGCGAAGCGAGTGCCGGCGCAAAAGCTCCGATTAGCCGTAGCCGCAGTGGCGGTTGTGCTCGGGCTGCAGTTGATCTGGATCGGTGGTTCGCCGCTGGTTCGAACAGAGCAAGCAAAGACGGTCGTGCATCAAGGACCGAAGTCTTCAGAAACGGTTAAATCATCAGCATCAAACCTGCGCGCCGACGCTTCCCCGGGGGTGTTGCTCGAGTCCTTCTACTCCCTCCCAATCGGCGTCACTTTCATTGAGCGCTGTTGTCGATAA